One genomic segment of Cervus canadensis isolate Bull #8, Minnesota chromosome 14, ASM1932006v1, whole genome shotgun sequence includes these proteins:
- the LOC122453369 gene encoding 60S ribosomal protein L7-like, translating into MKKLSITTRNTGRCAEEKKKKVPAVPETLKKKRKNFAELKIKRLRKKFAQKMLRKARRKLIYEKAKHYHKEYRQMYRTEIRMARMARKAGNFYVSAEPKLAFVIRIRGINGVSPKVRKVLQLLRLRQIFSGTFVKLNKASINMLRIVEPYIAWGYPNLKSVNELIYKRGYGKINKKRIALTDNALIARSLGKYGIICMEDLIHEIYTVGKRFKEANNFLWPFKLSSPRGGMKKKTTHFVEGGDAGNREDQINRLIRRMN; encoded by the coding sequence gtgcagaagagaagaaaaagaaggttcCTGCTGTGCCAGAAACCCTTAAGAAAAAGCGAAAGAATTTTGCAGAGCTTAAGATCAAGCGCCTGAGAAAGAAGTTTGCCCAAAAGATGCTTCGAAAGGCAAGGAGGAAGCTTATTTATGAAAAAGCTAAGCATTACCACAAGGAATACAGGCAGATGTACAGAACCGAAATTCGAATGGCTAGGATGGCACGGAAAGCTGGCAACTTCTATGTATCCGCGGAACCCAAATTGGCATTTGTCATCAGGATCAGAGGTATCAACGGTGTGAGCCCAAAGGTTCGAAAGGTGCTGCAGCTCCTTCGCCTCCGGCAGATCTTCAGTGGCACCTTTGTGAAGCTCAACAAGGCATCAATTAACATGCTGAGAATTGTGGAGCCATACATTGCATGGGGGTACCCAAATCTGAAGTCTGTAAATGAATTGATCTACAAGCGTGGTTATGGCAAAATCAACAAAAAGCGAATTGCCCTGACAGACAACGCATTGATTGCTCGATCTCTTGGGAAATACGGAATCATCTGCATGGAGGATCTGATTCATGAGATCTATACTGTTGGAAAACGTTTCAAAGAAGCAAACAACTTCCTGTGGCCCTTTAAATTGTCTTCTCCACGAGgtggaatgaagaaaaagaccaCCCATTTTGTAGAAGGTGGAGATGCTGGCAACAGGGAAGACCAGATCAACAGGCTTATTAGAAGGATGAACTAA